The following are encoded in a window of Brevibacillus sp. DP1.3A genomic DNA:
- a CDS encoding carbohydrate ABC transporter permease, with protein MGRPISKTIKDNAWSLGLLLPTLIPLVIFWIYPMIKTFQISFTDWNYISPDYDYVGLENYQNLMSDAFFGKVLLNTLVFTFFTVVPPILFGLFVAIRLNKIQKLRHFFVASAFSSWMTPTVVVSMVWVSIFDTDSGIVNYVLKGIGMEPVKWLGGQTTAMIVVIIVTIWQYMGLGILLLSSALAKLDPEVEKANDLDGGRGLRKLFRITLPAISPILVFLFVFFTLNSLKAYDQIYILTQGGPSGATSTILYYFYVLAFEYFETGPASALAMIFLVMCLLISAVNFFLSKLLFTK; from the coding sequence ATGGGCAGACCAATCAGCAAAACGATCAAGGATAACGCATGGTCGCTGGGGTTACTTTTGCCGACACTGATTCCGTTAGTTATTTTTTGGATCTACCCCATGATCAAAACGTTCCAAATCAGTTTTACCGACTGGAACTATATTTCACCTGACTACGACTACGTAGGGCTGGAAAACTACCAAAACTTGATGAGCGACGCTTTCTTTGGGAAGGTGCTGCTGAACACGTTGGTGTTTACCTTTTTTACAGTCGTTCCGCCGATTCTTTTCGGGCTGTTCGTAGCGATCCGGTTAAACAAAATACAGAAGCTTCGCCATTTCTTTGTCGCGAGTGCATTTTCATCGTGGATGACGCCGACTGTGGTCGTGTCCATGGTATGGGTCAGCATATTCGATACCGATTCGGGGATTGTCAATTATGTCCTGAAAGGTATCGGTATGGAGCCAGTGAAGTGGCTGGGTGGACAAACGACAGCGATGATTGTCGTCATTATCGTCACCATCTGGCAGTACATGGGGCTGGGTATCTTGCTACTTTCCTCTGCTCTCGCAAAATTGGACCCGGAAGTAGAGAAAGCGAATGATTTGGATGGAGGGAGAGGATTACGAAAATTATTCAGAATCACCTTGCCTGCGATCTCACCGATTCTTGTTTTTCTGTTCGTCTTTTTTACACTGAATTCTCTCAAAGCCTATGATCAGATTTATATTTTGACGCAGGGCGGACCTTCAGGAGCGACTTCGACCATCTTGTACTACTTCTACGTGCTCGCTTTTGAATATTTTGAAACTGGACCAGCATCAGCGTTGGCGATGATTTTTTTGGTCATGTGTCTCTTGATCAGCGCAGTGAATTTCTTCTTGTCCAAACTACTGTTTACCAAATGA
- a CDS encoding ABC transporter substrate-binding protein, with protein MKNRKRNTKSVIFSILSSALIFTGAVGCSNNAASDSNANAPSSPNEKIKLEFYYGLGGKLGETMQKIVQDFNSSNEKYEVVPIVQGDYSETLQALQASLAAGKPPALAINAYPEFMKLAKSEALLPLDEQINQPEYKKDDVLLLEQGKYNDAMLGVPAYVSTQMMYYRKDIFDKYKIDYNALTSFEQLADAAKLIKEKEGINGWSIMWYTEHMIDYARSAGGDIVSEDGNTVTIDSEEWVYAWDSIRKYIHEDKIMDTVYGGNGWEWWYKTIDNVMNGKSAGYTGSSGDGGDLDFTKVATGMQKGFNGQPPRPVAISVMFNLFKASSKEQQEGAWEFVKYFSEAEKTAYWAVQTGYIPIRDSAVNTEIYQNKLKENPYFSIPLEQAKTNGIAPFVDPTGGKIYAEIELAKDKVLIENIPAAEALKVAKEKAQKELDKALKQ; from the coding sequence GTGAAAAATCGGAAGCGAAACACCAAGAGCGTCATTTTTTCCATCCTGAGTTCTGCGCTTATTTTTACCGGAGCCGTCGGTTGTTCGAACAATGCTGCGTCTGACAGCAACGCAAATGCACCATCCAGCCCGAACGAGAAAATCAAGCTGGAGTTCTACTACGGACTCGGCGGCAAGCTCGGGGAGACGATGCAAAAAATCGTGCAGGACTTCAACAGCAGCAATGAAAAATACGAAGTCGTTCCGATTGTCCAAGGTGACTACAGCGAGACGTTGCAGGCACTCCAGGCCTCGCTGGCAGCAGGCAAGCCCCCAGCCTTGGCGATCAATGCGTATCCGGAATTTATGAAGCTGGCGAAAAGCGAAGCATTGCTGCCGTTGGATGAGCAAATCAATCAGCCGGAGTATAAAAAGGACGATGTTCTGCTGCTAGAGCAAGGGAAGTACAACGATGCGATGCTGGGTGTTCCTGCCTATGTCAGTACACAAATGATGTACTACCGTAAAGATATTTTTGACAAATACAAGATTGACTACAATGCGCTCACGAGCTTCGAGCAATTGGCGGATGCAGCCAAGCTCATCAAAGAAAAAGAAGGAATCAACGGCTGGTCCATCATGTGGTACACGGAGCATATGATCGACTATGCTCGTTCTGCTGGCGGCGATATCGTGAGCGAAGACGGCAATACTGTTACGATCGACTCGGAGGAATGGGTGTATGCGTGGGACAGCATTCGCAAGTACATTCATGAGGACAAAATCATGGATACCGTCTATGGCGGCAATGGCTGGGAATGGTGGTACAAAACCATCGACAACGTGATGAACGGAAAATCCGCAGGTTACACAGGCTCTTCTGGTGATGGGGGCGATCTGGATTTCACCAAGGTAGCAACTGGCATGCAAAAAGGCTTCAATGGACAACCACCTAGACCTGTCGCGATTTCTGTCATGTTCAACCTGTTCAAAGCATCCTCGAAAGAACAGCAAGAGGGCGCGTGGGAATTCGTGAAGTACTTCTCGGAAGCAGAAAAAACAGCGTACTGGGCCGTACAGACAGGCTATATTCCGATTCGGGACAGCGCCGTGAACACAGAAATTTACCAAAACAAATTGAAAGAAAATCCGTACTTCTCAATACCTTTGGAACAAGCGAAAACGAACGGAATTGCTCCTTTTGTAGACCCGACAGGCGGCAAAATTTATGCAGAAATTGAGTTGGCGAAGGACAAGGTGCTGATCGAAAATATTCCTGCCGCAGAAGCGCTCAAAGTGGCGAAGGAAAAGGCACAAAAAGAACTCGACAAAGCACTGAAGCAATAA
- a CDS encoding HAD hydrolase-like protein, whose protein sequence is MKNGIALAVFDLAGTLVEDDNAVRDCLHKAAVEYGLNVTPDEISTHMGTNKIHLYQYLIARTKGNRIDFKNFEIDIDNSSFEDAVKLYERYTEYMIAFYQENCREIKGATEILKWCQENGIKVATGTGFHKDINSVIMESLGWVKDGLIDYAVDLDMVPEGKGRPAPFMIFKAMEYLNVQNVRQVIKLGDTPADMLEGYNAGCKAVIGVMQGSTPIEVWGKYYHTHVLDTVKELPELILSGKIV, encoded by the coding sequence ATGAAAAACGGTATCGCATTGGCTGTATTTGATCTGGCAGGAACGTTGGTAGAGGACGATAACGCCGTGAGAGATTGTCTGCATAAAGCGGCTGTGGAATACGGATTAAACGTGACACCAGATGAAATCAGCACGCACATGGGAACGAACAAAATTCATCTCTATCAATATTTGATTGCGAGAACAAAAGGAAATAGGATCGACTTCAAAAACTTTGAAATCGATATCGACAACTCTTCGTTCGAGGACGCTGTCAAACTGTACGAACGCTATACCGAATACATGATTGCGTTTTATCAGGAAAATTGCCGCGAAATCAAAGGCGCAACCGAAATACTGAAATGGTGCCAAGAAAATGGCATCAAAGTAGCGACTGGGACAGGCTTCCATAAAGACATCAACAGCGTCATCATGGAGTCGCTCGGATGGGTGAAGGACGGATTGATCGATTACGCAGTAGACCTGGATATGGTACCAGAAGGCAAAGGACGCCCGGCTCCGTTCATGATTTTCAAGGCAATGGAATATTTGAACGTGCAAAACGTCAGACAAGTCATCAAGCTCGGCGATACGCCAGCGGATATGCTTGAAGGCTACAACGCAGGCTGCAAAGCAGTCATCGGCGTGATGCAAGGCTCGACCCCAATCGAGGTATGGGGCAAGTACTATCATACACATGTGCTCGACACGGTAAAAGAGCTGCCAGAGCTGATTCTGTCCGGTAAAATCGTATGA
- a CDS encoding carbohydrate ABC transporter permease, which produces MAKLKTGINYAMLILLSVLMVFPFLWMFLISIKPKSEVYSGSLLPSSFQFENYIRVFTETKMLLYLWNSISVSLIIIVFQIFTAIFAAYVFATAQKRWVRYCFVLILATYMLPSAVTYIPSFILLSKANLLDTHIGYILSELISIFAIFFLRQSFAQVPKDVVHAAKLDGAGHLRLIFTVYIPYCKNAIASLVLITFIYSYNNYMWPSLLIKSEENMFVTIGLRRLFMSQAGYGMDFPLAMAACAISLAPMLILLAIASKRIIHSMANLYVNK; this is translated from the coding sequence TTGGCAAAATTAAAAACAGGCATAAATTATGCAATGTTAATTTTGTTAAGCGTGCTGATGGTGTTTCCGTTTCTCTGGATGTTCTTGATTTCGATCAAGCCCAAAAGCGAGGTGTACAGCGGGAGCCTGCTGCCTTCCAGCTTTCAGTTTGAGAATTACATCCGCGTATTTACGGAAACGAAGATGCTGCTTTATTTGTGGAACAGCATTTCTGTCAGCCTGATCATCATCGTTTTTCAAATTTTCACCGCGATTTTTGCGGCATATGTTTTCGCGACGGCGCAGAAAAGATGGGTTCGGTACTGTTTCGTGCTTATTTTGGCGACGTACATGCTTCCATCTGCAGTAACGTACATTCCATCCTTTATTTTGCTGTCCAAAGCGAATTTGCTAGATACGCACATCGGTTACATTCTCAGCGAGCTCATCAGCATCTTCGCCATCTTTTTCCTGAGGCAATCATTTGCGCAGGTGCCAAAGGATGTGGTGCATGCTGCCAAGCTGGATGGGGCGGGGCATCTACGACTCATTTTCACCGTGTATATCCCGTATTGCAAAAACGCGATTGCTTCGCTGGTGTTGATCACTTTTATTTACAGCTACAACAACTATATGTGGCCCTCGCTCTTGATCAAGTCCGAGGAAAACATGTTCGTCACGATTGGATTGCGGCGATTGTTTATGAGCCAGGCAGGCTACGGGATGGACTTCCCACTGGCGATGGCAGCGTGTGCGATTTCACTGGCACCTATGCTGATCCTGCTCGCAATCGCAAGCAAAAGAATTATTCATTCCATGGCTAATCTGTATGTCAACAAATAG